Proteins encoded in a region of the Chryseobacterium piperi genome:
- a CDS encoding helix-turn-helix domain-containing protein: protein MKLYIKYMVSLRCKLAVNQELNDLGLKHAVVELGTVELLEEITETQRDILRQRLKKLGLELLDDRKAILIEKIKNAITEMIHYSEELPKENYSDYLSDKLGYDYTYLSNTFSEVKGITIQQFIILNKIERVKELILYDELNLTEISYKLNYSSVAHLSKQFKKVTGLPPSYYKQLQKNRSNNLEDL, encoded by the coding sequence ATGAAATTGTATATAAAATACATGGTGAGTCTACGTTGTAAGCTTGCGGTTAACCAAGAGCTTAATGACTTAGGACTTAAGCATGCTGTTGTAGAACTTGGGACAGTGGAGCTTTTGGAAGAGATAACGGAAACACAGCGGGATATTTTAAGGCAGAGATTAAAAAAGCTTGGGCTAGAGCTATTGGATGATAGAAAAGCCATTCTCATAGAGAAAATTAAAAATGCCATTACGGAGATGATTCATTATTCAGAAGAGTTACCAAAAGAAAACTATTCTGATTATCTGAGTGACAAACTGGGGTATGATTATACCTATCTTTCCAATACATTTTCCGAGGTGAAGGGAATCACGATCCAGCAATTCATTATACTTAATAAAATTGAAAGGGTTAAAGAGCTTATTTTATACGATGAGCTCAACCTGACAGAAATTTCCTATAAGCTCAATTACAGTAGTGTCGCGCATTTATCCAAACAATTTAAAAAGGTGACAGGACTTCCTCCTTCTTACTATAAGCAGTTACAAAAAAACAGAAGCAATAATTTAGAAGACCTGTGA